In the genome of Heterodontus francisci isolate sHetFra1 chromosome 15, sHetFra1.hap1, whole genome shotgun sequence, one region contains:
- the slc25a5 gene encoding ADP/ATP translocase 2: MATDKIISFSKDFLAGGVAAAISKTAVAPIERVKLLLQVQHASKQIAVESQYKGIIDCVVRIPKEQGFLSFWRGNLANVIRYFPTQALNFAFKDVYKQFFLGGVDKTQFWRYFAGNLASGGAAGATSLCFVYPLDFARTRLAADVGKSAAEREFSGLGNCLTKIFKSDGIKGLYQGFNVSVQGIIIYRAAYFGIYDTAKGMLPDPKNTHIVVSWMIAQTVTAVAGVTSYPFDTVRRRMMMQSGRKGADIMYKGTLDCWKKILRDEGGKAFFKGAWSNVLRGMGGAFVLVLYDEFKKFV; this comes from the exons ATGGCGACCGACAAGATTATAAGTTTTTCTAAGGATTTCCTTGCTGGCGGCGTGGCTGCTGCAATTTCCAAGACGGCTGTGGCTCCTATCGAGAGAGTGAAGCTTCTGCTGCAG GTGCAACATGCAAGCAAACAGATCGCAGTAGAGAGTCAATACAAAGGGATCATTGACTGTGTTGTACGCATCCCGAAAGAGCAAGGTTTTCTGTCCTTTTGGCGTGGTAATTTGGCCAATGTGATCAGATATTTCCCCACACAGGCTCTCAACTTTGCTTTCAAAGATGTGTACAAACAGTTTTTCCTTGGTGGTGTTGACAAGACACAGTTCTGGCGTTACTTTGCTGGTAACTTGgcttccggtggtgctgctggtGCTACATCGCTCTGCTTTGTCTATCCCCTTGATTTTGCCCGAACACGTCTGGCCGCTGATGTTGGGAAGTCAGCGGCAGAGAGGGAGTTCTCAGGATTGGGTAACTGTCTTACCAAGATCTTCAAGTCAGACGGCATCAAAGGGTTATACCAGGGCTTCAATGTGTCTGTACAAGGCATCATCATTTACAGAGCTGCATACTTTGGCATCTATGATACTGCTAAAG GAATGCTCCCAGATCCTAAGAACACCCATATTGTGGTCAGTTGGATGATAGCTCAGACTGTAACAGCTGTTGCTGGTGTGACATCCTACCCATTTGATACTGTTCGTCGTCGTATGATGATGCAGTCTGGTCGGAAAGGAG CTGATATCATGTATAAAGGAACACTTGATTGCTGGAAGAAGATCCTTCGGGATGAGGGTGGCAAAGCTTTCTTCAAGGGTGCCTGGTCCAATGTGCTCAGAGGCATGGGTGGTGCTTTCGTGCTGGTCTTGTACGATGAATTCAAGAAGTTTGTCTAA